The proteins below are encoded in one region of Phaseolus vulgaris cultivar G19833 chromosome 1, P. vulgaris v2.0, whole genome shotgun sequence:
- the LOC137815755 gene encoding uncharacterized protein: protein MVELADLIALPAIVARLRVPEKTDKVLGRKKNEWCEFHQAFGHTLHSCLALGHQLAELVKSGFLADYLREAQGDRASGAQAGEQQHEISVHGEVQTIAGGFSGGGCTASQRRRYARSVMAVDSVDEGHFPEVDSTFKKADLRDVVPHDNDPVLISLITAGRRVHRVLVDQGSSADAMFWPTFNKLQLSPDQLRPYIGCLYGFAGDQDTTRSECTPGMNARQHS from the exons ATGGTAgagttggcggatctgatcgcccttCCTGCCATAGTCGCGAGACttcgagtaccagagaagacagacaaGGTACTTGGGAGGAAAAAGaacgagtggtgtgagtttcaccaagcctTTGGTCACACACTCCACTCCTGCTTGGCGTTGGGGCACCAGCTGGCGGAGTTGGTAAAGTCTGGGTTCCTGGCAGATTACCTGCGGGAggcgcagggtgatcgcgcatcGGGGGCCCAGGcaggagaacagcagcatgaaatCTCTGTGCACGGGGAGGTGCAAACGATTGCGGGGGGCTTCTCCGGTgggggatgcaccgcatcacaaagAAGAAGGTATGCTCGATCGGTTATGGCCGTGGACTCAGTGGACGAGGGCCATTTCCCCGAGGTAGATAGCACTTTCAagaaagctgatctacgggacgttgtaccgcacgacaacgatcctgtgctcatctccctcatcacagcaggaaggcgagtgcacagagtgctcgtagaccaagggagctcggcagacgccatgttctggccgacgttcaACAAGTTGCAGCTGTCCCCCGATCAACTAAGGCCGTATATCGGATGTCTTTACggctttgcaggggatcag gatacaaccagatcagaatgcaccccagggatgaatgcaagacagcattcatga
- the LOC137815752 gene encoding uncharacterized protein, with protein MLSVDGSSNQQGSGAGIILEGPNGVLIEQALRFAFKASNNQAEYEALIARMLLAKEMGSQSLLAKSDSQLVTGQVTGGYQEKDPQMAAYLRYVEVLKRAFAAFELVHIPREQNARADLLAKLASSGKGGRQRTVIQETLKTPRKFVADNRVDVLHVSTTRGKPRIHRSLSQETVRAPCISTYVASPDEEKGVQVCALEEGDTWMTPYRRYLADGILPAEPEEGKKTKRNAARYTLVDGILFRHGFTHPILTCVSGDECTGIMAELHEDNATQFASQQLGKLCTEVGIKQVFTSVEHPQTNGQVESANRVLLRGLKRRLEKAKGAWEEEVPRIVWAYNTTPQSSTMETPFSLVYGLDAMIPMEIHESSPRFLGFVAEESNEERRVNLDLIDEAREEAKIKAEVVKRRVERQYNSKVKIRQFQVGDLVMRKAHPYEIENKLSPKWTGPFRVTKAKGNGSYKLETLEGGPIPRSWNATNLKFYFS; from the exons atgctttcagtggatggatcttccaaccagcaagggagcgGTGCTGGAATAATCCTGGAAGGGCCTAATGGGGTATTAATCGAGCAGGCtttgcgcttcgccttcaaggcaagcaacaaccaggcggagtacgaggcgttGATTGCCAGGATGCTTTTGGCCAAAGAAATGGGTTCTCAGAGCctcttggcaaagagtgactcacaattggtcacaggacaagtaacaggggGGTACCAAgagaaggacccacagatggctgCGTATTTGAGGTACGTCGAGGTGTTGAAAAGAGCCTTCGCtgcgtttgagctggtgcatatccctagggagcaaaatgccagagctgacctgcttgccaagctggccagctcaggcaaggggggaaggcagaggaccgtAATACAAGAGACCCTCAAGACGCCACGAAAATTCGTtgcagacaacagggtggacgtccttCACGTTAGTACAACGAGAGGAAAACCAAGGATTCATCGCTCGTTGAGTCAAGAGACGGTGAGGGCACCTTGCATCAGTACTTACGTAGCCTCGCCAGATGAAGAAAAGGGTGTACAGGTATGCGCTTTGGAGGAAGGCGACACTtggatgaccccttacaggcgatacctggcggatgggatCCTCCCAGCAGAGCCAGAGGAGGGCAAGAAGACTAAGAGGAATGCCGCCAGGTACACCTTAGTGGATGGGATATTGTTCAGGCATGGGTTTACGCACCCTATCTTgacgtgcgtaagcggcgacgagtgcaccgGGATAATGGCCGAACTtcacgaag ACAATGCAACCCAGTTCGCGAGCCAGCAGTTGGGGAAGTTATGTAcagaagtgggaatcaagcaggtATTCacgtcagtcgaacacccccagacaaatgggcaggtcgaatcagcaaacagagttttgttgagaggattgaagcgcagattagagaaggctaaaggggcaTGGGAAGAagaagtgccaaggattgtatgggcttacaacaccacgcctcaatcctccaccatggagacacctTTCAGCCTAGTGTACGGATTGGACGCCATGATCCCAATGGAGATACACGAGAGCTCGCCCCGTTTCCTAGGTTTCGTGGCggaagagtccaacgaagaaaggagggtgaACCTAGACCTGATAGATGAAGCTAGAGAAGAAGCGAAAATTAAGGCTGAGgtcgtgaagagaagagtggagcgtcaatacaactctaaggtgaagATACGACAATTCCAGGTCGGGGAtttggtcatgaggaaggctcacccttacgagatagaaaataaattgtctcccaagtggactggaccgttcagagtaaCCAAGGCCAAAGGCAATGGGTCGTACAAGctagagacgttagaaggaggccccatcccacgtagttggaacgcgacaaatttgaagttttatttcagttaa
- the LOC137815754 gene encoding uncharacterized protein — MTSGKDRRRALLELARTRGAKGTGSSSSTTEPIAVPPLSVAPAEGHEPEKKRRRLVKAFPATVAVAADPTPSTEEESSGSPLIHRKRKHQEVGGASSLRPEEIEVVQIEEGSPPPPPTQPASAPTFSPSPQRLPSPTPQPLSPASLPPPPPVGQAIGQPTPPAGSDSAHSGGLSRLPASPPPPTSAAIAEGGEASSQPSSSGASNENFSRVIALVRHFIRSRELLEWSGQEVDMHLAKQIVLSLEFSTQHCKQLVLEKRIKELEHDKESLQSDFEAAQGSVDLMREMVEKSRK, encoded by the coding sequence atgacttcagggaaagataggaggagGGCATTACTGGAGCTTGCCCGGACCAGGGGAGCCAAGGGGACTGGTTCTTCCTCCTCTACCACCGAGCCCATCGCAGTTccccctctctcggtcgcgcctgCTGAAGGCCACGAGccagagaagaaaagaagaaggctaGTAAAGGCCTTTCCCGCAACTGTAGCGGTAGCTGCTGATCCTACCCCCTCAACCGAGGAGGAgagttctggctctcctctcATTCATCGCAAGAGGAAACACCAAGAGGTTGGGGGGGCTTCGTCTCTTAGGCCTGAGGAAATTGAAGTGGTACAGATCGAGGAGGGTTCACCCCCACCTCCTCCTACTCAACCTGCCTCAGCACCAACTTTCTCTCCCTCCCCTCAGCGCCTACCATCTCCGACGCCTCAACCTCTGTCTCCAGCATCACTTCCACCTCCACCCCCAGTGGGCCAAGCTATTGGTCAACCCACTCCACCTGCTGGGAGTGATTCTGCCCACTCGGGGGGTCTCTCAAGACTTCCTGCATCACCACCACCGCCAACCTCTGCTGCTATTGCTGAAGGTGGTGAGGCCAGCTCGCAGCCAAGCAGCTCTGGCGCTAGCAATGAAAATTTCAGTCGGGTCATTGCCTTGGTTCGACATTTCATACGCAGCCGGGAGCTTCTCGAGTGGAGTGGGcaggaggtggacatgcacttggccaagcagatagtgctttccctagagttttccacccagcactgCAAGCAACTAGTCCTGGAGAAGAGgatcaaggagcttgagcacgacaaggagtcactgcagagtgactttgaggctgcccaagggtccgtaGATCTGATGAGGGAAATGGTGGAAAAGTCCAGGAAATAG
- the LOC137815753 gene encoding uncharacterized protein, with product MAALKVDQERMRADLAASQARNDELHRTNEELRRGWRDGDEPEATSPPREFTTPFSQAILETAIPSTFTGPKVTFTGVEDPEAHLTAFHTQMLLVGGSDAARCKLFMSTLTGKAMDWFISLPEGHITSLAQLSRLFREQYLANRAPAPVLYDLFDVKQFQGETLKEYISRFGAQVVKVGTTNEPMIVYAFRNGVRPGSFDKSLNCKLPKTFAEVRRRALEHIASEGETYEKCMPAAPARPRAQIHTQPARIHEAATERRNPDKKRTYEARRAPPRGQAEGRREGSRPMRHNFVVELKDLIVVPNIADRLRPPAKSDKILGPHKESWCEFHEAFGHHINNCFALGYQLNELVKSGFLKDYLAGSTTTAATTVQDEGQAHEMPVPGRFTPFLVDFLEEGPLPLNVKSM from the coding sequence ATGGCGGCCTTGAAAGTGGACCAAGAGCGCATGCGAGCGGATCTTGCAGCCTCTCAAGCAAGAAACGATGAACTCCATCGTaccaatgaggagttgcgccgtgGATGGCGCGATGGAGATGAGCCTGAGGCTACATCCCCACCTAGGGAATTCACAACACCATTCTCGCAGGCAATCCTCGAGACGGCAATACCCAGTACATTCACCGGGCCCAAGGTGACCTTCACAggggtggaggatcctgaggcacacctcacggcgttccacacacagatgttgctggtaggcggttctgacgctgcgaggtgcaagcttttcatgagcacGTTGACGGGAaaggctatggattggttcatcagccttccagagGGCCACATTACGTCTTTGGCCCAGCTCTCGCGACtgttcagagaacagtatttagccaacagggccccaGCCCCAGTTTTGTACGACCTTTTCGACGTGAAACAATTCCAAGGTGAGaccctgaaggaatacataagccgctttggagcacaagtggtgaaggtgggtaccacCAATGAACCCATGATTGTATACGCATTCAGGAATGGGGTGCGACCCGGGTCATTCGATAAGTCGCTTAACTGCAAGCTTCCCAAGACCTTTGCTGAAGTGAGGCGACGAGCGTTGGAGCACATTGCCTCAGAGGGCGAGACATACGAGAAGTGCATGCCTGCTGCACCTGCGCGACCAAGGGCACAGATACACACACAACCTGCCAGGATCCACGAAGCTGCCACAGAGAGAAGGAACCCAGACAAGAAGCGCACCTACGAGGCGAGGAGGGCCCCGCCAAGGGGCCAAgccgaaggaaggagagagggaaGTAGACCAAtgaggcacaactttgtggtggagcttaaagacctcatcgttgtgcccaacatagcggacaggttgaggccaccagcGAAGTCTGACAAAATTCTGGGGCCCCACAAGGAAtcgtggtgcgaattccacgaagcaTTTGGACATCACATTAACAACTGTTTCgcgctgggctatcagttgAATGAACTTGTGAAGAGTGGCTTCCTAAAGGATTACCTCGCAGGGTCCACTACGACAGCAGCCACGACAGTACAAGATGAAGGCCAGGCACACGAGATGCCAGTCCCTGGGAGGTtcacaccatttctggtggattttctggaggagggcccactgcctctcaacgtAAAAAGTATGTGA